Proteins encoded within one genomic window of Gambusia affinis linkage group LG23, SWU_Gaff_1.0, whole genome shotgun sequence:
- the rerg gene encoding ras-related and estrogen-regulated growth inhibitor isoform X2 has translation MAKSPEVKLAVFGKAGVGKSAMVVRFLTRRFIWEYDPTLESTYRHQANIDDEVVTMEILDTAGQEDIQQKEGHMRWGDGFIIVYDITDRGSFEEVAPLRTLLEEVKKPKNVPLVLVGNKSDLDHVRQVPTEEGERLAAEMACAFYECSACADEGGVVAEAFHELCREVRRRKAVQGKARRRSSTTHVKQAINKMLTKISS, from the exons CGATGGTGGTGAGGTTCCTGACCAGACGCTTCATCTGGGAGTACGACCCAACACTGG AATCTACGTATCGTCACCAAGCCAACATTGACGATGAGGTTGTCACCATGGAGATCCTGGACACTGCAGGCCAG GAGGACATCCAGCAGAAGGAAGGTCACATGCGCTGGGGTGACGGATTCATCATCGTCTATGACATCACAGATCGGGGAAGCTTCGAGGAGGTAGCCCCTCTCCGAACTCTcctggaggaggtgaagaaacCAAAGAACGTTCCTCTAGTGCTGGTGGGGAACAAGTCTGACCTGGACCACGTCCGGCAGGTCCCCACAGAGGAAGGCGAGCGGCTGGCGGCTGAAATGGCCTGTGCCTTCTACGAGTGTTCGGCCTGCGCCGACGAGGGCGGCGTAGTGGCCGAGGCGTTCCACGAGCTGTGCAGGGAGGTGAGACGCCGCAAAGCCGTCCAGGGCAAGGCCCGCCGCCGCAGCTCCACCACGCACGTCAAGCAAGCCATCAACAAGATGCTGACCAAGATAAGCAGCTAG